TAAACCATCATTATCACCCAAACGTAAACCGATTGCATGTTTAGATAAATCTTGAGCTTGAGATGCCAATCCTGCCAATACAAGTCCTACTGTTAAAATTATTTTTTTCATAATCATTCTTTAATTTATTATTATGTTAGTGATATTAAAAATACAAAAAGAAAGTTATGAAACAAGCCACTTTTCTTAATTTTACCTTTAATTCTATTAAACAACTTAGAAACAAGAAGATAACATGAATATACATTTTATTGCGATTGGAGGAAGTGCCATGCACAACTTAGCCATTGCTTTACACAATAAAGGATACAACGTTACAGGAAGCGATGACACTATTTTTGAACCCTCTAAATCTAGGTTGGCTAATAAAGGTTTATTACCCTTAACATTTGGTTGGTACCCCGAAAAAATTAATAAAGACTTAGATGCTGTTATTTTAGGAATGCATGCAAAACCAGATAATACCGAATTGTTAAAAGCCCAAGAACTTGGCCTTAAAATATATTCTTATCCTGAGTTTTTATACGAGCAGTCTAAACAAAAAACAAGAGTTGTAATTGGTGGTTCTCACGGAAAAACAACCATTACCTCTATGATACTTCATGTACTAAACTACCATCAAATTGATGTTGATTATATGGTTGGAGCTCAATTAGAAGGATTCGAAACCATGGTTCATTTAACTGAAGAAAATGAATTTATGGTTTTAGAAGGTGATGAATACTTATCTAGCCCTATTGACAGAAGGCCTAAATTTCATTTATACAAACCTAATATTGCTTTACTTAGCGGAATTGCATGGGATCACATCAATGTTTTTCCAACATTTGAAAACTATGTAGAACAATTTTCAATTTTTACTGACTCTCTTACCCCAGGAGGAATTATGGTTTATAACGAAGAAGATGAACAGGTAAAAAAAGTGGTTGAGAGTTCTGAAAATCAAATTAAAAAATATCCATATTTTACTCCTAAATACAATATAGAAGACGGAACCACTCTTTTAGATACTCCAGAAGGAGATTTACCTTTAGAGATTTTTGGAAAACACAACTTACAAAACTTAGCGGGTGCCAAATGGATTTGTCAACATATGGGGGTAGGTGAAGAAGAGTTTTACGAAGCAATTGAAAGTTTTAAAGGAGCCAGCAAACGTTTAGAAAAAATTGCAGAAAAAAAATCTGCTGTTATCTTTAAAGATTTTGCACATTCACCAAGTAAAGTACAAGCCACAACTACCGCTGTAAAAAACCAATACAAAAACAGAACGGTCTTGGCTTATTTAGAGTTACATACTTACAGTAGTTTAAATGCTGAATTTTTAAAAGAATATGAAGGAGCATTAGACCAGGCCGACAAAGCTGTTGTTTTTTATTCTCCTGATGCAGTTGCCATCAAACAACTTGATGAAGTGTCCGCACAACAAATTAAAGAAGCTTTTAAAAGAGATGATTTAATTATTTACACAAATCCATCTGATTTTAAAAAGTTTTTATTTGAGCAACCTTTTGAAAACTCTGCAACTTTATTAATGAGTTCTGGAAATTACGGAGGTTTAGATTTTGATGAAGTGAAAAACTTAATTTAAAAACAAAAGGCAGATATTGATGAATATCTGCCTTTTTATATTTTCTAAAAAACTTAAAATCTTTTTCCTATTCCTATTCCTATGGAAATGTTAGAAATTCCATCTGCTGCATGATCGTAAAATAAACTTGGAGCCACATCCCAATGATGAGATAAATCTAAATCATATTCCAAACCAACTCTTATTAAGTCTTTTACTTTACCATTTTCAAAAATAACTCCAGGTCCAAACACAAATTCCAAATGTTTTATTGGACTCCATAAAGCATCCACAGTTAACACTAATGGAAATTCTCTATCAATTATTCCTCCATGAAGTTGTTCCGCATCTTTATGAGAAATCAATTCAATATCAGCAAAAATTCCAACACCAAATTTAGGTTTAAACCAATACTCATAATCAAATCCAAAAGAAGGAATTGACAATACGTCTTTGTTCCCTAGCTCAAATCCTAAGTTTAAATAGGAATGACCTAAAACTAAACTAATACGGTTCTTTTTAAACTCTTCATCTTCACTTTCTTGAGACATTACATACTCATTTCCAACAAACAAGCACATCACCCAAAGTATAATTGTTTTCATCTGACAAGTCTTTAGTTTCAAGAAACAAAATTATCAACACTTTTGTTTCTTTTATTTTTAAAAACCGGCTATTTACGAAATCGTATGAAGCAAAAAAAATCAAGAGCCTAAATTACTATTAAACAGCAACTAGACTCTTGATCATAAAAACAAAAAAACTACTCAATTACTATTATTTCCATCCACCTCCTAAAGCTTTGTAAATATTTACAAAAGCATTCATTTGGTCTTTTTTAGTTTCAATCAACTCAAACTTAGACTCTAAAGCATCTCTTTGAGTTAACAGTACCTCCATATAGTCTGCTCTTGCAGATCTAAATAAATTGTTTGATATGTTAATTGATTCAGTAAGTGCTTCTACTTCTTTCTGTTGTAAACCAAAACTACTTTCTAGATTAGATATTTTAGAAAGCTTATTCACCACTTCTATATAAGCATTTAAAATTGTGCGTTCGTAATTATAAACAGCCTGAATTTGTTTTGCATTGGCGTTATAATACTCGGCCTTAATTGCTTTTCTATTGATTAATGGAGCGGTTAAATCACCCCCTATAGAATACAACAAAGATTCTGGGGTACTCAATAAATATTTAGCATTAAAAGCCTGATACCCCACTCCTGCAGAAAGCCCTAAAGAAGGATAAAATCTGGCTTTAGCCACTTTAATATCTAATTTAGCTGCAGCCAATTCAAGTTCTGCTTGTTTAACATCTGGTCTGTTAGCCAATAACTCTGATGGAATTCCTGCATGAATTAAATCAGGAGTTAAATCAACAAAGCCTTGAGCATCTCTTTCAATATTTCCAGCATACCCTCCTACCAAAAATCTAATTTTATTTTCAGCCTCTATGATTTGTTGCTGAATCTGATATTGGATACTTTTTGTACTATAAACTTGTGCTTCAAACCTCTTTACAGCTAGCTCCGTTACTTTAGCAGATTGCTTTTGCAACTTTACAATTTCAAAAGCGTTTGTTTGCAAAGTAATGTTTCTATTTAAAATTTCTAATTGATTGTCTAAAGCCAACAATTCATAATAAGAATTCGCAATTTCTGCAATCAAATTAGTTACCATAAAGTTTTTACCTTCTACAGTTGCTAAATATCTACTTACCGCAGCTTTTTTAGCATTATGCAGCTTGTTCCAAATATCCACTTCCCAAGTAGCATAAGCTCCTACCATAAAATCTGGCAAAAATTCAGGATTTTCTTTACCTCCCTTAAAAGGTGTCGTAGCATCATTAGCTCCTTGGCTAGTATATCTACCAACTTTTTCGGCACCAGCTCCAGCTTGTAAACCTACAAAAGGTAGGTACTCCCCTTTTTTAGCTTGAATTTCATTTCTTGCAATTTCTATTTCTTGAAGCGTAATATTTAATTCCTGATTATTTACTAAAGCCGTATCAATCAACTTTACCAAATATGGATCTTTAAAATAATCTTTCCACTGAACTTTCACCACATTTACAGTATCCTTAACTCCATTAAAAGTTTCTGGCAATGTTGTGTTTTCCGTCTTCTGAACCAAAGCAGGAGTTTTACAAGCTGTAAAACTTAATAGCAATAAAGCTACTCCTGCATATTTATATTTTTTAATCTTATTCATTTTCATGATTTTCTTTAGTTTCATTAAAATCATCTAATTGGTGTACAAAATCTTCAGACAACGAAGTATCATCCTCATCTTTAATTAATTTTCTACCATCTGCTAAATTTCCAAAAATAAAGTACAGTCCTGGAACAATTACTACTCCGAACACAGTTCCAAACAACATACCTCCAAGCGCAGAAGCACCAATAGTACGGTTTCCTATCGCTCCAGCTCCTGAAGCAAGAATCAATGGAATTAATCCCGCAATAAAAGCAAATGACGTCATTAAAATAGGTCTAAAACGTACTTTTGCCCCTTCTATAGCGGCTTCTAAAATTGTAGCTCCTTGATGACGTTTTAACACAGCAAATTCTACGATTAGCACTGCATTTTTACCTAATAGCCCTACCAACATAATCAATCCAATTTGTGCATAAATATCGTTTTCTAGTCCCATTACTTTTAAAAGCACAAAGGATCCTAAAATACCTACAGGTAATGATAAAATTACAGCTAGCGGTATGATAAAACTTTCGTATTGAGCTGCCAAAACAAAATACACAAACACCAATACAATTAAGAAAATATAAAGAGATTCGTTACCTCTATTAGATTCGTCATATGACAAACCTTCCCAAGCAATATCATAATCTTTTGGTAAACTTACTGCTGCTACTTCTTTAATTGCTTCAATTGCATCTGCAGTACTATATCCTTTAGCTGGAAGTCCACGGATAGCTGCGGAATTATACATATTGTATCGAGTAACCTCATTAGGTCCTTGTGTTTTTTTCAACTTCATAAAAGCTGAATAAGGCACCATTTCTCCATGATCATTTTTAACATAAAGTTTTAAAACATCTGATGGAAGTCTTCTGTACTTAGGATCCGATTGAACATACACCTTAAAAAAACGACCAAACTTTACAAAACCTTGTTCATATGTACTACCAATTAAAATATTCAGATTTTCCATGGCTTTCCCTATAGAAACTCCTTTCTGCATTGCTAAATCGTTATTAAACTCCAACTCATATTGTGGATAGTTAGCAGCGAAGAAGGTAAACAAACCAGTTAACTCTTTACGCTTGCTTAAATCATCCATGAATTTTTTATTGATTTTATCAAACTCTTGATAATCTGTAGTGGTTGTTTTATCTAACAAACGCATAGAAAAACCTCCTGAAGAACCAAATCCTGGAATTGCTGGCGGCTCAAAAAATTCGATAATCGCCCCAAGTCCTTTAGACTTTTCTTCTAGCTCTTCCATAATATCTTTTACAGTTCCTTTTCGATCTGACCAAGATTTTAAATTAATTAAACAAGTACCTGCGTTAGACCCACGTCCTTCTGTCATAATTTCATAACCCGCTAAAGAAGAAACAGATTCTACACCATCAACTTCTTCACAAATTTTTTGAAGTTTTTCAGCTACTTCGTTTGTTCTTTCTAAAGTTGCTCCTGGTGGAGTTTGAATAATTGCATAAATAGTCCCTTGGTCTTCACTAGGAATAAATCCAGATGGTAAAATTTTGTTTGCAAAGAAAATACTTACACAAAAAGCTCCTAAAATTCCAAAAGTTAACCAACGTCTACTTACTATTCTTTTTAATACAGCAACATACTTTCCTGTCAACTTATCAAATCCTGCGTTAAACTTATCTAAAGACCTAGTTAACACATTAGATTTTGTTTCTTTTCCGTGCTGATTTTTTAACAACATTGCACACAACACAGGTGTTAATGTTAATGCGATTAATGCAGAAATTACAATTGAACTTGCCATGGTTATAGAAAACTGTCTATAAAAAGTTCCTACTGGCCCAGACATAAATGAAATTGGTAAAAATACCGATACCATTACTGCTGTAATTGCAATGATGGCTCCACTAATTTCACCTAGCACCTTTTTAACCGCTTTATATGGGGTAATATGTGGATCTTCTTCAAACTTAGCATGTACGGCTTCTACCACCACAATGGCATCATCTACCACAATACCAATAGCCAATACCAAAGCAAATAAAGTTACTAGGTTAATAGACAGTCCAAATGCCTGAATAATAAAGAAAGCTCCTACCAAAGATACTGGCACCGCTAAAATTGGAATTAAAGTAGAACGCCAATCACCTAAGAAAATAAACACTACTAAAGCTACTAATATAAAAGCATCTCTAAGAGTATGCACAACTTGCTCTATAGAAGCATCTAAGAATTTAGATACATCATAACTAATTTTATAATCTAACCCAGGAGGAAAAGTAGCTTTCATTTCCTCTAATTTTTCTTTTACAGATTCAATTACATCACTTGCGTTACTTCCATAATTTTGTTTTAATACTATAGCTGCTGATGGATGACCATCTAAGTTTGAGTAAATATCAAAAAACTCACTACCTAACTCAATATTGGCAACATCTTTTAAGTGAATGCTTTCTCCTTCTGCATTTGCACGCAGAATAACGTTTCCGTATTGTTCTGGTTCATTATATCTACCTTTATAAGTAAGCACGTATTCTAAAGATTGTGCTTCAATACCTGAACTTCGACCAATTCTACCAGGACGTCCTACAATACTTTGTTCTTTAAGTGCATCCATCACCTCATCAATAGAAATATTGTAGGCTCTCATACGATCTGGCTTTAACCATACACGCATTGCATACCTACGGCTTCCTAAAATTTGCGATCTTGCAACCCCTTTTATCCTGTTAATTTCAGGGATCATTTTTACGTTAGCATAATTGTATAAAA
Above is a genomic segment from Wenyingzhuangia fucanilytica containing:
- a CDS encoding TolC family protein — its product is MNKIKKYKYAGVALLLLSFTACKTPALVQKTENTTLPETFNGVKDTVNVVKVQWKDYFKDPYLVKLIDTALVNNQELNITLQEIEIARNEIQAKKGEYLPFVGLQAGAGAEKVGRYTSQGANDATTPFKGGKENPEFLPDFMVGAYATWEVDIWNKLHNAKKAAVSRYLATVEGKNFMVTNLIAEIANSYYELLALDNQLEILNRNITLQTNAFEIVKLQKQSAKVTELAVKRFEAQVYSTKSIQYQIQQQIIEAENKIRFLVGGYAGNIERDAQGFVDLTPDLIHAGIPSELLANRPDVKQAELELAAAKLDIKVAKARFYPSLGLSAGVGYQAFNAKYLLSTPESLLYSIGGDLTAPLINRKAIKAEYYNANAKQIQAVYNYERTILNAYIEVVNKLSKISNLESSFGLQQKEVEALTESINISNNLFRSARADYMEVLLTQRDALESKFELIETKKDQMNAFVNIYKALGGGWK
- a CDS encoding UDP-N-acetylmuramate--L-alanine ligase; the encoded protein is MNIHFIAIGGSAMHNLAIALHNKGYNVTGSDDTIFEPSKSRLANKGLLPLTFGWYPEKINKDLDAVILGMHAKPDNTELLKAQELGLKIYSYPEFLYEQSKQKTRVVIGGSHGKTTITSMILHVLNYHQIDVDYMVGAQLEGFETMVHLTEENEFMVLEGDEYLSSPIDRRPKFHLYKPNIALLSGIAWDHINVFPTFENYVEQFSIFTDSLTPGGIMVYNEEDEQVKKVVESSENQIKKYPYFTPKYNIEDGTTLLDTPEGDLPLEIFGKHNLQNLAGAKWICQHMGVGEEEFYEAIESFKGASKRLEKIAEKKSAVIFKDFAHSPSKVQATTTAVKNQYKNRTVLAYLELHTYSSLNAEFLKEYEGALDQADKAVVFYSPDAVAIKQLDEVSAQQIKEAFKRDDLIIYTNPSDFKKFLFEQPFENSATLLMSSGNYGGLDFDEVKNLI
- a CDS encoding efflux RND transporter permease subunit, translating into MFNKFIHRPVFAIVISIIIVFIGTLSIKQLPISQFPKIAPTTVNIFIAYPGASADVLVKSTLVTLENSINGVQGMRYMATDATSAGEATLRIIFEPGTDPNQAVIRVKTRVDQVMPLLPELVQREGVVITPIQPSMLMYVNLYAKDKNMDEKFLYNYANVKMIPEINRIKGVARSQILGSRRYAMRVWLKPDRMRAYNISIDEVMDALKEQSIVGRPGRIGRSSGIEAQSLEYVLTYKGRYNEPEQYGNVILRANAEGESIHLKDVANIELGSEFFDIYSNLDGHPSAAIVLKQNYGSNASDVIESVKEKLEEMKATFPPGLDYKISYDVSKFLDASIEQVVHTLRDAFILVALVVFIFLGDWRSTLIPILAVPVSLVGAFFIIQAFGLSINLVTLFALVLAIGIVVDDAIVVVEAVHAKFEEDPHITPYKAVKKVLGEISGAIIAITAVMVSVFLPISFMSGPVGTFYRQFSITMASSIVISALIALTLTPVLCAMLLKNQHGKETKSNVLTRSLDKFNAGFDKLTGKYVAVLKRIVSRRWLTFGILGAFCVSIFFANKILPSGFIPSEDQGTIYAIIQTPPGATLERTNEVAEKLQKICEEVDGVESVSSLAGYEIMTEGRGSNAGTCLINLKSWSDRKGTVKDIMEELEEKSKGLGAIIEFFEPPAIPGFGSSGGFSMRLLDKTTTTDYQEFDKINKKFMDDLSKRKELTGLFTFFAANYPQYELEFNNDLAMQKGVSIGKAMENLNILIGSTYEQGFVKFGRFFKVYVQSDPKYRRLPSDVLKLYVKNDHGEMVPYSAFMKLKKTQGPNEVTRYNMYNSAAIRGLPAKGYSTADAIEAIKEVAAVSLPKDYDIAWEGLSYDESNRGNESLYIFLIVLVFVYFVLAAQYESFIIPLAVILSLPVGILGSFVLLKVMGLENDIYAQIGLIMLVGLLGKNAVLIVEFAVLKRHQGATILEAAIEGAKVRFRPILMTSFAFIAGLIPLILASGAGAIGNRTIGASALGGMLFGTVFGVVIVPGLYFIFGNLADGRKLIKDEDDTSLSEDFVHQLDDFNETKENHENE